From the Saccharobesus litoralis genome, one window contains:
- a CDS encoding acyltransferase — MLDGLKRTDTGKNNKVTIGSSVRANDSEFIISGENNVIEIGDGTVLNKVKIIVESSNNKIVIGNNCRVTCRVIQKISDGNTFTVGDGTTIGGANFINGESSTIKIGSQCMFSYNIDVRSTDSHAVFDLGTDERINQAENIVIEDNVWVGAHVVLCKGSYIGSGSIVGISSVVAKAFKDKNIAVAGNPAKIIKEGVYWERPLLG; from the coding sequence ATGTTGGATGGATTGAAAAGAACTGATACTGGGAAAAACAATAAAGTAACTATTGGCAGCTCTGTTCGGGCTAATGATAGTGAATTTATTATTTCTGGTGAGAATAATGTCATTGAGATTGGGGATGGCACAGTCTTAAATAAAGTTAAAATTATTGTAGAAAGCTCAAACAATAAGATTGTTATAGGAAATAATTGTCGAGTTACTTGTAGAGTAATTCAAAAAATTTCTGACGGTAATACATTCACTGTAGGGGATGGAACTACTATTGGTGGTGCTAATTTTATTAACGGGGAAAGCTCCACAATTAAAATAGGATCTCAATGTATGTTTTCTTACAACATTGACGTCAGAAGTACTGATTCTCATGCAGTCTTTGATCTGGGAACTGACGAACGGATCAATCAGGCCGAAAATATAGTCATTGAAGATAATGTTTGGGTAGGTGCCCATGTTGTTTTATGTAAAGGCTCTTACATTGGTAGTGGCAGTATTGTTGGAATTAGTAGCGTAGTTGCGAAAGCGTTTAAAGATAAAAACATTGCTGTTGCTGGAAATCCCGCAAAAATAATCAAGGAGGGTGTTTATTGGGAGCGGCCATTACTTGGTTAA
- a CDS encoding capsular polysaccharide export protein, LipB/KpsS family, translated as MDIDISLSGKFEEKLVYVVLPIRVTTDRLDAIQRLDFASLDRNIPNNVQFVVVDDGSEASCANKVREKAEALGYSYIYINSASKPFSIGRCRNIAASYCPATYILFQDIDLLTYDGFYQSVLSEIKVQQLDRFIDRFLMFGVIYLTKNATDIYFELEPEIRKDYFLQKLIDNCEEDIEKFSTGTSVTLFNRDYFLIRGGNDPQFEKWGYEDLEFVNRCIRLNRIYPLPDTFELDYKNFNSIDVYKGWKSIYRLYGDRNLIKGKVLFHAWHPVFPTSDYTKGKERNQLLFNKKLKMFKKHGLEPDVLQDMHNPNKTLLFRQNPFVFQREFRTALGDIQYADENSIDGTKDFERFLIDNNITQVLFHNPYSTDKMIDFYNYCRNYNVDYFVAERGALPGSFFFDKNGFLADSNSFDEINWKNCLTYEQERDVISYFEELRTGVNTLEKQGDRECLNNLRFELGIKPHEKVLFVPLQRPGDTVIKYQIGDIGSYQEFINLVNETAEQLPLNWKIVIKKHPLEDEIPDMPNVLIASNSVHINDLIELSDSILLINSGVGLISMAWEKPLMYAGNAFYGHEKLNTKVSKPSDVIECLYQPKKPSWSHTLRFFDYLLNEYYSFGEFVTRETKMDDGTRMTATIAIRPKVIRGLISRELAFEYNQKPIVTANSILFDRYRRNGSIMEDSLKTQKSKSKVNNGSLIYLKKQTKGTFKSKFKKFRKNRQAFLRDSKYPFLRFFAK; from the coding sequence ATGGATATAGATATTTCATTGTCAGGAAAATTTGAAGAGAAATTAGTATATGTTGTGTTACCAATTAGGGTTACGACAGATAGATTAGATGCGATTCAAAGATTAGATTTTGCATCGCTGGATAGAAATATTCCTAACAATGTTCAATTTGTGGTAGTTGATGATGGCTCTGAAGCTAGTTGTGCTAACAAGGTAAGGGAAAAAGCAGAAGCTTTAGGGTATTCATATATATATATCAATTCAGCAAGCAAGCCATTCTCAATTGGTCGTTGTAGAAATATTGCCGCTTCATATTGTCCTGCAACGTATATCCTTTTTCAGGATATTGACCTTTTAACATATGATGGCTTTTATCAATCGGTCTTATCCGAGATAAAAGTTCAGCAATTAGATCGTTTCATTGACCGCTTTTTAATGTTCGGAGTCATTTATTTAACAAAAAATGCAACAGATATCTATTTTGAACTTGAACCGGAGATTCGAAAAGATTATTTCCTTCAAAAGTTGATTGATAATTGCGAAGAGGATATTGAAAAGTTTTCTACAGGAACATCGGTTACTTTGTTTAATAGGGACTATTTTTTAATTAGAGGTGGTAACGATCCCCAATTTGAAAAATGGGGGTATGAAGATTTAGAGTTCGTAAATAGGTGTATTCGGTTAAATCGAATTTATCCTTTACCAGACACCTTCGAATTAGATTATAAAAACTTCAATTCTATTGATGTGTATAAAGGTTGGAAAAGCATTTATCGATTATACGGAGATAGAAACCTTATTAAAGGTAAAGTTCTGTTTCATGCTTGGCATCCAGTCTTTCCAACGAGCGATTACACTAAAGGAAAAGAGCGTAATCAATTGTTGTTTAACAAAAAACTAAAAATGTTTAAAAAGCATGGTTTAGAGCCAGATGTTTTGCAAGATATGCATAACCCTAATAAGACTTTGTTGTTTAGACAAAATCCATTTGTGTTCCAAAGAGAATTTCGCACCGCTTTAGGTGATATTCAGTATGCTGATGAAAATTCAATTGATGGAACCAAAGACTTTGAGCGATTCTTAATTGACAATAATATCACTCAAGTACTATTTCATAACCCTTATTCGACAGACAAAATGATTGATTTTTACAATTATTGTAGAAACTATAACGTTGATTACTTTGTAGCTGAAAGGGGGGCTTTACCAGGTTCATTTTTCTTTGATAAAAATGGTTTTTTAGCGGACAGCAATTCTTTTGATGAAATAAATTGGAAAAATTGTCTTACATATGAGCAGGAACGAGATGTTATTAGCTATTTTGAGGAGCTAAGAACAGGGGTCAATACACTTGAAAAGCAAGGTGACAGAGAGTGTTTAAATAATCTTCGCTTCGAATTGGGAATTAAACCTCATGAAAAAGTACTTTTTGTGCCATTGCAGCGCCCTGGAGATACTGTAATTAAGTACCAAATTGGTGATATAGGAAGTTACCAAGAATTTATAAATCTAGTAAACGAGACGGCTGAACAATTACCGTTAAACTGGAAAATTGTTATTAAAAAACATCCTTTGGAAGATGAAATTCCAGATATGCCGAATGTTTTAATAGCATCAAATTCTGTACATATTAATGATCTAATTGAACTTTCTGACTCTATATTGCTGATTAACTCCGGAGTAGGGTTAATTTCTATGGCGTGGGAAAAACCATTGATGTATGCCGGAAACGCATTTTATGGACATGAAAAACTAAATACCAAAGTCTCGAAACCATCTGATGTTATTGAGTGTCTTTATCAGCCCAAAAAGCCAAGTTGGAGCCATACATTAAGATTTTTTGATTATTTATTAAATGAATATTATAGCTTTGGTGAATTCGTGACAAGGGAAACAAAAATGGACGATGGAACTAGGATGACCGCTACAATTGCTATTCGTCCGAAAGTAATTAGAGGTTTAATTTCGCGAGAATTAGCTTTCGAATACAATCAGAAACCTATCGTTACTGCAAATTCAATTTTATTTGACCGGTACCGACGTAATGGTTCAATCATGGAAGACTCACTCAAAACACAGAAAAGTAAATCTAAAGTAAATAATGGAAGCTTAATTTATTTAAAAAAACAGACAAAAGGGACTTTTAAGTCAAAGTTCAAAAAATTTAGGAAAAACCGGCAAGCATTTCTTCGTGATTCTAAATATCCATTTTTAAGATTTTTCGCTAAGTAG
- a CDS encoding capsular polysaccharide biosynthesis protein, giving the protein MFFLTKHLISKASSFFEDISHNLSNNVVVIGWGLKPSAAKIKAIADKHDLPFWRVEDGFIAYLNHSSSKQGLLSLSVDTSGIYYDATNSSDIETYIINGLAGDELNLSNDEYVSPRASVDKMARVKALQAKLIQHHITKYNLSSQAPAQLAIEQDAVLVVDQTFGDLSVAHSYASADSFRQMLQCALDENPNKTIYVKTHPDVILGKKQGFLPPKESKHARIQFLTQACNPMLLVAQCEKIYTVCSQLGFDALVQGKQVITFGTPFYAGWGLTDDRGFIPERRRGYKKSIYDLIYAAYIKYVRYVHPDTHQRCDVEDVIDYIALQKSAAKQYNTLYCCDFSWWKQAFLPDFLKKYAPRVKFIKSTQVAKIQWQANDALVVWGAKPAPSVSLNQQPNVLRIEDGFIRSVGLGADLRRPSSLVVDSRGIYFDPRQPSDLEFILNNLNLNTEQQHRAALLLAQLIQTKVSKYNVSDGEQELSALSNVSQRKILVVGQVEDDASIQTGCIDIKTNLHLLQNARLANPDACIIYKPHPDVLSGNRQGHIPPQQVKQYADLQLTRAGIIECIELVDELHTLTSLAGFEALIRGKKVVCYGLPFYAGWGLTEDKYPIERRQKKLALTTLVYGALIEYPLYVNEHTFGYTSPEFIISTMQGKKGSFVAPLQIITTLSRIIRKIRFLAEITFRLLRR; this is encoded by the coding sequence TTGTTTTTTTTAACTAAGCACTTGATTAGTAAAGCATCAAGTTTTTTTGAAGATATATCTCATAATCTTTCAAACAACGTAGTAGTAATTGGCTGGGGCCTAAAACCCTCAGCAGCAAAAATTAAAGCGATTGCTGATAAACACGACTTACCTTTTTGGCGAGTTGAAGATGGTTTTATCGCCTACCTTAACCATTCTAGTTCAAAGCAAGGCTTGTTGTCATTGAGTGTTGATACTAGTGGTATTTACTACGATGCTACTAATTCGAGTGATATTGAAACCTATATTATTAATGGTTTGGCTGGCGATGAACTCAATTTATCTAATGACGAATATGTTAGCCCCCGAGCTAGTGTCGACAAAATGGCTCGGGTTAAGGCGCTACAGGCTAAATTAATTCAACATCATATTACTAAATATAATCTCTCGTCGCAGGCACCAGCGCAGTTGGCAATTGAGCAAGATGCAGTTCTCGTGGTTGATCAAACCTTTGGTGATCTGTCGGTTGCCCATAGCTATGCCAGCGCCGATAGCTTTAGGCAAATGCTGCAGTGTGCTCTTGATGAAAATCCCAATAAGACGATATACGTTAAAACTCACCCAGATGTCATACTAGGCAAGAAACAAGGTTTTTTGCCACCTAAAGAAAGCAAACATGCGCGGATTCAATTTTTAACTCAAGCCTGTAACCCTATGTTGCTGGTGGCGCAATGTGAAAAAATCTACACCGTATGTTCGCAGCTTGGCTTTGATGCGCTAGTACAAGGTAAGCAAGTCATTACTTTTGGTACGCCGTTTTACGCTGGTTGGGGCTTAACTGACGATAGAGGCTTTATCCCTGAGCGCAGGCGAGGGTATAAAAAGTCAATATACGATCTGATATACGCAGCTTATATTAAATACGTGCGCTATGTGCATCCTGATACCCATCAGCGCTGTGACGTTGAAGATGTTATTGACTACATTGCTTTACAAAAAAGCGCAGCCAAGCAATACAATACCTTGTATTGTTGTGACTTTAGCTGGTGGAAGCAGGCTTTTTTACCTGACTTTCTTAAAAAGTATGCGCCTAGGGTTAAATTTATTAAGTCGACTCAGGTCGCTAAAATTCAGTGGCAAGCTAATGATGCTTTAGTGGTTTGGGGGGCAAAGCCGGCACCTAGCGTGAGCCTTAATCAACAGCCAAACGTATTACGCATTGAAGACGGTTTTATCCGCTCGGTTGGCCTAGGGGCTGATCTGCGTCGGCCATCTTCATTAGTAGTTGACTCGCGCGGTATTTATTTTGATCCTCGCCAGCCAAGTGATTTAGAGTTTATTTTAAATAACTTAAATCTAAATACAGAGCAACAGCACAGAGCAGCATTACTACTGGCGCAACTGATTCAAACCAAGGTATCAAAATATAATGTGTCTGACGGTGAGCAAGAGTTAAGCGCATTATCCAATGTTAGCCAGCGTAAAATTTTGGTGGTTGGTCAAGTGGAAGATGATGCGTCTATTCAAACTGGCTGTATTGATATAAAAACCAATTTACACTTGTTGCAAAATGCGCGGCTGGCTAACCCAGATGCGTGCATTATTTATAAGCCGCACCCTGATGTACTCAGCGGTAATCGCCAAGGGCATATTCCCCCACAACAGGTAAAGCAATACGCTGATCTACAATTGACTCGAGCCGGTATTATTGAATGTATTGAGTTAGTGGACGAATTGCATACGTTAACCTCTTTAGCGGGGTTTGAAGCTTTAATTCGTGGCAAAAAAGTCGTATGCTATGGCCTGCCTTTTTACGCTGGTTGGGGTTTAACGGAAGATAAATACCCAATAGAAAGGCGACAAAAAAAGCTAGCGTTAACGACGTTGGTTTATGGAGCTTTGATTGAGTATCCCCTATACGTAAATGAACACACCTTCGGGTATACATCTCCAGAGTTTATTATTTCCACCATGCAAGGCAAAAAGGGATCGTTTGTTGCCCCTTTACAAATTATTACAACATTATCGCGAATAATACGTAAAATTCGATTCCTAGCTGAGATCACATTTAGACTGTTGAGACGTTAA